Below is a genomic region from Argiope bruennichi chromosome 3, qqArgBrue1.1, whole genome shotgun sequence.
catataTCAAAATCAAGTTATGGTATCTGCTTGGATCATTCAAACAATCAGAAGCTACAAAGATTATAAGCACATAAGTACAAGATGGCATTCTATGGTATCtatttaaaactaacaaaaataatttcagaaattgaagCCATTGTTTAATACAGAAAgttgatacaaatatattttgtatcacaaaacaatggagaaaataaagatattagaGCAAATTTTAGTTGTTAATatcaattccttaaaaattacattccaggaatttacattttccttttttaacacTCTCAAACATATAaggtatcaaaataaaaaataaatgattcaccAGAATTCAGAGGCGATGAACCATCTGATCCACCAACCGCATACAAGTATCCACCGAGAACTGCAACAGCAACACCTAATCTTTTGGTACTCATTGGTGCCACTTTAGACCATCGATTTGTTTGAGGATCGTATCTGtaatattattcaattagaaAATAACAGTACAATCTTCCTTTgtataataattatcttaataatcaaatttttgagaaaaattacaaaattttacctttcaacaaaatttaaacatgAGACTCCATCTTGCCCTCCAACTGCGTAAAGATATCCATCAAGAACTGCGACACCTACACTTGTACGACACGAACTAGTCGGAGCTACATCACAACTCCATTGGTTAGTTTGTGGATCATACCTAAAATTggatttacaaaaatgaaatagcaaaacaagtatatatgaaacaaattactaaaatacatattaGATAATAACACTAAAtcactaggtatttgaaaaaattctatgcATATATCTTCCAATAACTGAAACTTTAGAAAGCAAGTAcaaaagtgcaaaataaaataaacaaataataacacaaaaaatatttacttttaaaatgaagttaaaagatTACAAGCAAATTTTGCATTCAActgtaatattattaaagattttaaaaacaaagcagcaaaatgataaattaatattttgtgatcaaattaaaattttttttttaacatttctggtcttttattttaaaaccaaaacgtataattaacagtaatttacctttcaatactatttaaatatgattGTCCATCATGACCTCCAACAGCATAAAGTAAGTCATTCAAAACAGCAACACCCACACCACATCTTCTCTTACTCATCGGTGCAGCCATTCGCCACTCATTAGTCTGAGGGTCATATCTCTCTACACTAGCTATGGCATCACCACTGCACCAGCCACcaactataaaacaaaaacaacttttcaaatatacattttcaagaaCGAAACACATAAAcagtaaagatattaaaatagattGTTTTGGTTGACATAtctctctcactttttttttttaattcagaaatacaatttaagctaattttaaagaattaataatttttgatgcaagggaaaaaaaatccctattaATAGACAAGATTTATGAATGTTTTGGCAATTAAACTTAacttttataatatgttatttataaaaatatcttttttgtatgactattaaagacatatttttggTGTTTCTATGCCATATTgtaatttgcatttgttttttacatcaattaattcattttgcaGCCAAAGAATAAAATGGATTTAACTCAGAATGAAATCTGAAGCAAAATCTTGAATACagaaattgaataattgatattttgaataaaagcataaaattacaCATGcaactttaaattcaatttaccaataaattaagatagaaatttttttaaaaaaacaacataatttttaaagaaatattattagcaTGCGGTTGATATATTTTAGTATAGcataaacaaattacaaaaaaataatgtccccgtcttttattttcaataaatgcacGACTAAACAAGATTAAAATGTGAGATATTCATCTCTTCAGctgaaaatgaacatttaaatttactataataataataaaaaaaaatgaaatttcatacttcaaatacaaatatttaaaaagtaaggaCGAAAAATAAACGATGGAAGAGATTGagattctttactttttttttacttaaattatttacacTAGAAATAactaatgaaacatttattgaGCATAAAAACAATACAACTAAATATGTTCATTGCATGTTACATTCTTCAGAAGTATAACAAAATGTTATGTCCCGTGAACagtcatattaaatttcaaaataatgatttatattttaccaGCAAATAAAACTTCTCCCCTCCTCACAGGCTTTCGTGGTCTTGTTCTAGGACCCTGCATTAAAGGTCTTTCTTGGGGCAAAAGCAAATAGTTTTTAGCTTCGTCTACTAAGTCTCTACATGCTTCATCACTTTTTATTAGTAGGTCAGAACCAACAGTTCCTACAAGGAACTTTGGACTGAGAAGAGGAAGCCTCACATGTTGCAGAACCTATGAAGgacaatataaaaacataatagaCATAAATACACATTATCAATttggattctttaaaaattaatatattcagtaGATTGAGttcttcacacacacacacaaaaaaaaaaattattattgtctgacttgaaaattttttcttacttgaaCAAAAATCTTATACTCAAAAAAACCAGAGGGGAAAAAACTATTCTACTTCTTTTCCTAAAAGctgcttttaaattaatagatgAATGTCAATCATGACTATCAAAGTtagatagtaaaattttatacataataattaattcattactttCTAATGAACCTAAGGTAACAtagataaacatttatttatttttttcaattttaaaataatctttctaaaaaaataataatttccaaaagtaATCATAACTTGACTAGAATACTTCTTATTTAAAcctgaaacatatattttaaagagtttaaaGTGAAGGCAAACTACAATTGTTTCTTCCTTTgtgtctttttctttctttcctttcccatTAATAATTTTCACAGCTATCTTTGACATATATATCTCTGATAGTAATATTAACAACGTATGAACCCTTAAcacttgtttaaataaaatttaaataatagcaaaCAGAATAACGGCAAATTGGCTAGCAAGGTTAACACGATACCAtattcagatttttcaaaaatgtatcataaattatcaaataatgaaagGGTCTGCTTATATAACCTGAACAAGCAACCTTCCATACTTATTTCAATCACTATGTTTTAAAGTAgttaataaaaatcaagaatttcaatttttataattaattgaaacgTGAAATACAAACTAATTATATTGGttcaattttaactaatttatttttaaatttaatttctacattaggataaaaaataaagaaaatgttatgaagctgatttaatttaaatgcacatcaatttgattcaaaattcaagtTTCATCTGAACTTTGTTCAGCCAACTTGGACatgaagattttttaattgtAGCATATTCATAATCATAATAGAgacaattaaaagatatatatttgataataaaaaaataataaagtataagcaagaaaattaaacaatctaaaataatttatattaaaattagcaaaaacttttcactattaaaatgtgataatattgaaatatttttgactacATATTAGAACTAAAATACAATGCAAGAAGTGAAACTTACCTGAGGTAAATGTTGCCTTCTTtcagtaatattatattttacccATGACATAACTGCATTAAACACTTGTTCTTCACTTCGTACATTCAGttcatcatttgatattatatcAATCAATTGATTAACTGGAAGTAACAAAAATTCTTCACTTTCCATAACCTAAGAGGAGGAAAAAACAATatctaataaatacttttttttttcatagttgcTTCTCTGTATATAACACAGATGAAAAGACATGAATTCCTTTCACTACTTTTCCCACCTCcctttaaatttcagaaaaataaataaataaataaaaataattaacatgtcAATTTCCTCTATAATGAATATTCGCTATTCAGTGGCGGATTTTCAATTAGACAAGGTAATTACCATAGGCTGCTTTATTAAGAGGAATTCACAAGcaggatgttttaaaatttttatttttctagctgctgaataaaaaaagtttgtaaaaagtacaaattcaattaatgataaaatgttaGGATAATATTAACTCTTTTTCAAGTATAATTAGATTTCTACATTTAtgcttttttagaatattttttaaaaactcaaactgcttcaaaaatattgatacaGATGTGAATGTCAAACAGCCGGTTCATAgacataatagataaataaaataaatacatattcaaaaagttaataaactcaaaaaaatattaatttaaaaagtcattaacatgttaaaaacaTAGCAAAATATGAAACAGCTTAAAATGTAAGCAGCTTATGAAAAGAGGGATTTCATAATACGTACTGAAAGGACAAAGAAAGACCTAAATGCGCCAGTTACTAATATGGTATGAATCACTATTTACACCtcatgaaataaagagaatacATCTTTAAATTATCCTACGCACTTATGTAAATATAAAGAagagttttcatttaataatttacagagaaaaaaagtttgaacaattttataaattccatattttaaaatattaaatttgccttctcaaagttcattttaaatatcaaaaaacaaaatattgttaccGCAATTCAAACCAAAATCACAAATCCataagttcaataaaaatgaaattattcaaagaaactattatttattgaaaaactagagagaaaaaaatacttttcaataatttcatataagtaacattaaaattactgaaaattattactgttaagttttatccaaaaatttaaataaaacttaacagtaatttatatataaataagcatTCGTTTTAAACCTATATTATAGTAAAATCATACATAATATTCTAGCAGTAGATTTATCACAGATGTAATTCCACCTAAATGAACTTGAGAATATTCAAATCTAAAGATtgctcttaaaaaaatttctgagtaTTGGCTACATTGcaaataacattagagattttcattcaattaaaccatttccaaattttgtgaaaataaagaaacttaCTTCTTGAAAATTATGCTGCGTAAATTTGTCAGCTATTCGAAGAAGTTCTCGACATGAATGGGTATCAGCAAAGGCTCGAATGCCAAGGCAATTTGAAGGATCTAGTTGtcttttcaaaaattcacaaCATACTTCTTGTATTTCAGCCATTTGTAAGAGGCAAGCTGCTGGTAGTAGGACCTGTACATTGTTTTCCTCCACAATTATATGAGAAGTATAAGCAAAATCTATAAGTAATTCCATGGCATGCTCATCTATATCTCTGATTGTCACCTAAGACAATAAAGTAGTTTCATATTAGTATATTGCTTAATGTCTTGGTTTATAATGTTAcaaatgaaatggaattattCATAATGCATCTaagttcttttttgtttgtttacataatttagaAGTTAAATGCGAGCTATATACAATTTGACACAATTAGAGACAAAGTaaaaactttaatagaaattttaaaaaaatttaaattacatttaataaataaaaagtatgtcatatgtataattttaaaaatattttttacaatttatctaaaaaaagttttaattatgctACAGTAAGAAAACCTTTTcactaaaattatcaatttacaaATCCcgttaaacttataaaaatagaataaaacaaaacaatatcatCTAAATGGGGGAAAAACATCAattaagtaattcaaaaatgataagTAATGGAATTCATCAGAATTGATCTAGAAGCAAGTCCTAGCAAAATATCTTATATCTGAAGTGCATAAACTCAGGATGATAACAAATTTTCATCTATTACTCTATAAAACGCATTTTAATATGTTGCAACTTGTTTCTGATTGATACATAAGCGTctgttattaaaacaaaaataattcagcatttcaattcatttgaacatctttgtaatgatatatttcaaattaaatgctgTTATATATtgctagttttaaaaaaaatagtagtattttatttatttcacagaaataaaaatttaagcttatattattaaagatatttttatgttaataaagcAAACAAAgcaaatccaaaataaaaatacaacacaGCATAATgcttcattataataaatttttaatgcacatGAATAATTATAAAGGACAGAGCACCAATTTCTTGGAGTAAATATTCAAACATCATTTAATTCATAGGATTTagcttatttagaaaatttttattttgtaaaatattatacatgatatATCTTATCCTTTTATATGtgtctttattttaatatgtttaaagttAATGTTTGATTCTGAAGCACTTACAGAGcaatttaattgaaacatttcTCAGTAAAATCAGTGTAGTTGGTATCTAAGCagattattatacaatatttaggaaaaaaaactgaaaatttgtttttattttgtaaatatataattgtaatcaTAAGAATACAATTTACACAATTAAAACTATCATGTGTAAAAATACTTACTTCGGTTTGTCGGCTCTCAGCCAACTCACCAGTAAACATTGCATGAAAATAAGGAGAACATGCAGACAAGATAACCCTATGAGCAAATATTCTCCGTGTACCAACAATGAGGACAACATCACACAGTTCTCGATGTTTCCGAAGCAAATTGATTGCTTCCAATGTATGACGGGGATGTTTGTCTGAAGTGTATTCCAGACGAGCAGGAGAAGGAGGGCATTCCAAATCTGAATGCAGAATTTCTCCCATAATGATGGCCAGATCtaattctaaataaagataaatcaataataatgtaaaaaattaacaaagttcTAATCATAatataatcaaacaaataaaaaataatattatgacaaaaaaaagttaaaatgacctAATACTAATAATGAGCATACAAATCAACATTTCTTTTACAactgaatttttcaaacaatttcattttaagaaaaatcgatGGCTTTCGTGATTTTGAGATCCTGAAATAAATATGGATTGGGTCTCTCAATCTATATTTGTTCTAGACTATTCTCAATTAAACTTTTTCTGCTTGGTGAGTATATTTCTgaatgaagaatgaaaaataatgacatcaatttatgaattatacttttcattaaagaaaattgctTATATTAACATTAAGCATGAAAAttcttgcaaaaaataaaaatgaatttgctatcaattatttgcattcaaaatataccaAATGATTAAGCATATTACACAATTTTCCATTATGAAATCTGTTGGTATAACTTGAACTCATCTTTAATATATGCAGCtacaatttattgttatttcattgcTTAAGTTTATATATGTCATACAGGAAATGAATCTGGCTAGATTTTATAACcttgtagcaatttttttttatctacatataAAGACACTGTATTGGGACAACCTGTATTTTGACAATATACtagataaaatgaatttagaGAATGATCTTAAGCTGGAggcaaataatgcataaaaattaccaaaaactttaaatcaaaaatcttttaGCGGGATATAGGGGAAAATGCTCTTATGTTACTAGTATAACTTTTTTGAcgacttcttaaaattaaataataaatataatgaaacataaaatccTAAAAACTGTCAACCAGAACTCACCTACATTTAGACAGAAAAACTTGATACATAAAATTCTACCTaataatgcttttgaaataaagataaaaccaTTTATTAGTAAcacatgtaattaataaaaataaatattttgagaaattataaggtatatatttttttagtttattgttGGATTCTGAAATAATGAACTGATTGCTTATCTGTTAGAAAGCATAAAATCTTATATcaatgagaaaaatgaatttgagaaaCATTATAccatatacaaaacaaaattgctaaaaaaaaagcaataatctttTATAGTGCTTTATATCATCTTaggaagaagggggggggggaatggaatTTGTATAGCATTTggttagaaagttttaaataaatttaataagaagcaATGTTTTTCAGCATATTTACGAATGGGATTTTGGAGGAAAGATGGAAGAAAGGAATACATGTATTTTGTCTCTTTTTCATCTTAGaatgtttaaattattgaatgaagGACTTTTTAAGATACATGGTCATTAcagctattttatttaaagaataccaCAATGATTATAAACAGTAtctaaaacttcttaaaattccaatataaCTTTACTACTTTAATCATAAAGAAGATTACTGATTAATTTCTGAGTCAGGGAGTCATTTTGTGTAGATCAGGTCtcaagattaatatttattctactaTAACTAGGTTTCAACCAAAGAAATATAGctgaatatattttacagttgattataataatataattgtcaaataataatataatcaatataactgtcaaaatataaataattacaaaaaaaaaaaaaaaaaatgaaatgcatataagtttaatttttaaatgctttagaagtaatattttcaaacatttcatatatACCTTCAAGGCTGCAGTTTTACTAACAAAAGGTTTCTTTTCCTTCAAGTCATTATAAACCTGATTTTGTAGTTTTTCCACTCTGTCAAAAGAAAGGGGAAACTATGAATGACAAATAAAGCTTTATTActattagtaaaatttttcatagaatataaaaatgacaagaaaaaaaatttatttctattgagTTGTACTTGAGTAAGAACAAGTAAGATAAGAGTGAGATTATAACTGTATCAAATTATGTATTCTTAGcaaactgatataaaaaatttcttaacctttcttagtttatatttttaattaaataaaaaatgataattgcaAATGCAGATAATATCAAATAGTTTCAAATACATTCTTACTAAgcataacaggaaaaaaaaaagaaagaaagaaagacagtcaataaactgtttttttgtcgtctttttttatgctattttattttcacacaatttttttgtatatgaattttcAAGGTGTTGGCATTATAACACCATTGCACCATGTTTTCAACCagtgtacatatatatataatgcaatgcGTATGGTATACAATGTATGTATATAACACATCAATTCATTCTAATAatccaaaacaaaataattaatatattccaaaaataaatcaatgatatCTTCAAATGATTTTGAACCAGTTCATTACAAGAAGATGCTGATTTTGGATTATAACGAGTAATACCCActtatttgcattttgaaaatttcgccatgtttaaaataaaaaattaaattaaaaaaaatgttttcatgtggaatttcattatttattttatttatacacttTCTCATTATTTTGTAAGTCTTCAACTGATTTTCTAAGTAAAACTTTTATATGCAGTTCCCCTTCACAGCATagaaaatttcttctttgatATGCAATTTCTGCTATGAAGTCTACCACACAAAATCTGTATAGTACTACATATCAATTAGATATTCACTGAAAAAAACATTAGGTTAAATaatctaaaactattttaattaagaaatttaccaaccataattacaaaaaattggcaaatttgtgagaaataataaatagaaaaccCCATTATCCATTGTTCTGGATCTCTAAACCTTTAGCTATGCCCCTGCAGCAAAAAGTTACAGCaatgtaatttttacaaaattaaatcttgctagatttttagatatgaaaaaaaataaagaatttataaagaataataatcacGAAATGACAAATGAAGAATTGGATGATCTTGCAACATGAGCAGACAGTGAAAGTATtgataatgaagaaatttataaaaatgctacaattcacaaatagttaaaaaaaagttattaagaaagtatagaaatcggcTTTTGTAGTTAAGATTGACTTAAATGGAGGAAAAAGAGGTAGTATCATGAGAGGTATCAAAGTTTTACATATCTGTTCAATAATTGCTGCAAATGAAAttaatcagttttgaaataataataataattacagcaTGAATAATTTACTATGGAGTAATAtcctttcaattaatattttcccatttaattACAATGCTATTAAGGTTTGCTGAAATTAGATATTCTTTCTTCATTTGAACTATACCTAGTACACTTTTTCAAAGGcagattaatttaatgaaatctgaTTTAGCTGTAAGTGCAATGCATTATTGATGTATTCTTCATGTTTGTTAAAGGTTTACATGATTATACATGCAAgactaaaagcaaaatttgaaaaagggcaataaaataaatatatatacacatacatatataaaatacataaaacatgtTACTTATAATAAACTACAAATTCTagcatatgataaataatttcaaaaaatatattaaatatgctaTCCACTATGAAATACATAGAAAGTAAGCTTCCATTCAACTTTTTACCATTtgatacttttaaattcaaatgaacaGATGAATGGAACACATATTCTCAAAACAAAAGACGGAaatatataagcatattctgaaaataaaaatattaaaactctttttacaCAAATGCTGAAAATCTGTAAtacttttctgtaataaaataatctattaaatttatctatattttaaggtaaaatattttttgtagctaTTAAAACTTTCTAATTGTAATACATttggcataatttttaaattttagcaaatttatgACATTGTctgtttatgaaatataatattgaacacatgttattaatacaaatttttttatttgtttactaaatataaaaaattatttttcatctttcatttattcgtaaaagttttatatgatAAAAACTCACTAACAAATTCTTTTAAGGTAGTATACATCAAATTTACTAGAAAGTACTGTTAACATGCTAGAAACAAATAACATTTCTGCATTCATGTAAAAATACCGCTGCtgagaacaatttaaaataagaatgaaaagatATTTGTCAACAATagcagaattatttaataattttaaataataaattttatgattttaaaactaGAAAGATTACAGAAATGTgacaactataaaaatatttattttagttacagaagTATATCAATCAAAAAAGTACAGAATCAAGAAAAGAATAATCAATCTATGatagttaaatgaaaattaagcaACTCATTACAAATCTTTCAGCTTATCTCAAATTatgatcagaaaaaaatattaaccatacaaaaataatatgatatacaGGTGATTATTAAGGTGAAATTAAgagaagaattataaaatagtttatttttttaacaaaaaaactttacagaattattatatttttaaatgtgtcatACTCAGTAATGCATCTTTTTATGCATACAACATGCATCATAACAGAGCAACAAGTATGTTTTTACTTTTcgaaataaaacaatacatagaacgctatatatgaaattatattaattgaaaatatgcaagaaaagatgcagaaaagaaaataatcactGCAGTTTTATACTTGAGGTCAATAAAccagaaaaagaaacaaattttttttggtcattaaaatgaaaataaattttgtatgtggCTCAGAGATGTAAActactttcattaaattatactAGCTTTAATAGCagatattttgcacaaaatttaaaacaacaatttagaaacttttatgacatttaaaactgaaatctgtCAAGATCATATGAATTAATTTAGTTCTGTTatgcattgaaaaataagaacaccaattttgtttcagataaaaattccactatcttcatttaaaaatgcacgtatgtttaaaaatttataatttttaacaaaaatgttacC
It encodes:
- the LOC129963415 gene encoding kelch-like protein diablo, which translates into the protein MGEILHSDLECPPSPARLEYTSDKHPRHTLEAINLLRKHRELCDVVLIVGTRRIFAHRVILSACSPYFHAMFTGELAESRQTEVTIRDIDEHAMELLIDFAYTSHIIVEENNVQVLLPAACLLQMAEIQEVCCEFLKRQLDPSNCLGIRAFADTHSCRELLRIADKFTQHNFQEVMESEEFLLLPVNQLIDIISNDELNVRSEEQVFNAVMSWVKYNITERRQHLPQVLQHVRLPLLSPKFLVGTVGSDLLIKSDEACRDLVDEAKNYLLLPQERPLMQGPRTRPRKPVRRGEVLFAVGGWCSGDAIASVERYDPQTNEWRMAAPMSKRRCGVGVAVLNDLLYAVGGHDGQSYLNSIERYDPQTNQWSCDVAPTSSCRTSVGVAVLDGYLYAVGGQDGVSCLNFVERYDPQTNRWSKVAPMSTKRLGVAVAVLGGYLYAVGGSDGSSPLNSVERFDPRTNRWSSVASMGTRRKHLGCAIYNNMIYAVGGRDDTTELSSAERYNPQTNQWQPIVAMTSRRSGVGLAVVNGLLYAVGGFDGTSYLKTIEVYDPEQNQWRLCGSMNYRRLGGGVGVVRLPHHEAHYW